The Pochonia chlamydosporia 170 chromosome 1, whole genome shotgun sequence genome window below encodes:
- a CDS encoding NUDIX hydrolase domain-containing protein (similar to Metarhizium robertsii ARSEF 23 XP_007820611.1), with product MAEPQGNFHVHPDAAPYDTSITDYLHNDPHIQNVCIGAVIGCGNQMLLIQRAEHDFAGLKWEVPGGACEHDKDKTILHSVEREVWEETGLHVRSIRRLVDFEEFQDIAGEKKGRYIWRKLTFQVEVEEGYGLDALEKRRVIEESIKMDPNEHCDWGWATKEDVEKCVWEKGKLDFMGLQQKTLLEGFAAMDMY from the coding sequence ATGGCAGAACCGCAAGGCAATTTTCACGTCCATCCCGACGCAGCGCCGTACGATACATCCATCACAGACTACCTTCACAATGACCCGCATATCCAAAATGTCTGCATCGGGGCAGTGATAGGTTGCGGCAATCAAATGCTGCTCATCCAACGCGCAGAACATGACTTTGCTGGACTCAAATGGGAAGTCCCCGGAGGAGCATGCGAAcatgacaaggacaagacaaTTCTACACTCGGTAGAACGGGAAGTCTGGGAGGAAACAGGCTTACACGTGCGCAGCATCCGGCGACTTGTTGACTTCGAAGAGTTTCAAGATATTGCCGGAGAAAAGAAGGGTAGATATATATGGCGCAAACTTACGTTCCAGGTTGAAGTCGAAGAAGGTTATGGGTTGGATGCTTTGGAGAAGCGACGAGTCATTGAGGAGTCCATCAAAATGGATCCGAATGAGCATTGCGACTGGGGATGGGCGACGAAGGAGGATGTTGAAAAGTGTGTGTGGGAGAAGGGAAAGTTGGATTTCATGGGGCTGCAACAGAAGACGTTACTTGAGGgctttgctgccatggaTATGTACTAG
- a CDS encoding protein kinase byr1 (similar to Blastomyces dermatitidis SLH14081 XP_002620651.1): MADPFAPRSMKRKNVKGLALTPAAPRPPPTAESWVGADGGRDDNKDEQLEIGIEYKLDLRPEDLEIMKELGSGNGGTVSKVKHLTTGTVMARKVIHVEAKKEMRKRIVRELQIMHGCHSDYIVNFYGAFLNSNNDVIMCMEYMDVGSLDRVSRVFGPVRVDVLGKIAEATLGGLTYLYSKHHIMHRDIKPSNILVNSRGSIKLCDFGVSGELINSIADTFVGTSTYMAPERIQGEKYTVKSDVWSFGLTVMELAIGKFPFGSSEQLSDEDCAPAGILDLLQQIVHEPAPRLPKSDAFPSILEDMIQKCLYKQPEQRPTPQELYDRDPFVQAAKRTPVDLREWAFGLMERDNRKSHLAPQLSPATQDLLRSTDSPTYHTQHEDRTIPTPTSGEIPIGGAGIISPRDQPSRSPSRNGTGNNSSRTPIGAPHPGMGIRVATTNSVPQTSQYAEPSGPASASAATFSLPVRPGPPGNPMPPPLARRQTPDDFRRETRRQATFGLPPNPSPSYGL, encoded by the exons ATGGCTGACCCGTTTGCACCGAGATCGATGAAGCGCAAAAATGTCAAGGGACTTGCCTTGACACCTGCGGCCCCGCGACCCCCGCCAACTGCGGAGAGCTGGGTCGGCGCTGATGGCGGCAGAGACGACAACAAAgacgagcagcttgagatTGGTATCGAGTACAAGCTAGATCTGAGGCCGGAGGATCTGGAAATTATGAAGGAGCTCGGATCTGGAAATGGAGGCACTGTGAGCAAGGTCAAGCATCTTACCACAGGTACCGTAATGGCTCGAAAG GTGATCCATGTCGAGGCGAAGAAGGAAATGCGCAAGCGAATTGTTCGAGAACTTCAAATCATGCACGGATGCCACTCTGACTACATCGTCAATTTTTATGGCGCATTCCTCAACAGCAATAACGATGTGATCATGTGCATGGAGTACATGGATGTGGG GTCGCTGGACCGAGTTTCAAGAGTCTTTGGACCAGTTCGAGTCGATGTCCTTGGAAAAATTGCGGAAGCCACTCTGGGAGGCTTGACCTATCTCTATTCGAAACACCACATTATGCACCGGGATATCAAGCCGTCCAATATTCTGGTCAACTCTCGAGGATCTATCAAGCTATGCGACTTTGGTGTTTCTGGAGAACTTATCAACTCGATTGCAGACACATTCGTTGGAACGTCAACATACATGGCTCCAGAGCGTATTCAAGGCGAAAAGTACACAGTAAAATCGGATGTTTGGAGTTTTGGATTAACCGTCATGGAGCTTGCCATCGGCAAATTCCCATTCGGGTCGAGCGAACAGCTTTCTGACGAAGACTGTGCCCCTGCTGGCATTCTGGATCTGTTACAACAAATTGTGCATGAACCAGCACCACGCCTGCCGAAGAGTGATGCATTCCCCAGCATTCTTGAAGATATGATTCAGAAATGTCTCTATAAACAACCTGAGCAGAGACCAACGCCTCAGGAGCTTTAT GACCGTGACCCCTTTgtccaagccgccaagagAACTCCCGTAGATCTCCGAGAATGGGCATTTGGGCTGATGGAGAGAGATAACCGCAAGTCTCACCTCGCACCCCAGCTatcaccagcaacacaaGACCTCCTTCGATCTACCGACTCCCCGACCTACCATACACAACACGAGGACCGTACGATACCGACGCCAACCTCTGGTGAAATCCCCATCGGTGGAGCAGGAATCATCTCACCCCGCGATCAGCCTAGTCGATCACCAAGCAGAAACGGCActggcaacaacagcagTAGGACTCCTATAGGGGCGCCGCATCCAGGAATGGGGATTAGAGTGGCCACAACAAACTCTGTGCCTCAAACATCACAGTACGCCGAGCCCTCGGGACCAGCCAGCGCAAGTGCGGCAACGTTCAGTCTACCTGTCCGTCCAGGTCCTCCAGGAAACCCGATGCCACCTCCACTGGCAAGACGACAGACGCCAGACGATTTCCGCAGAGAGACTCGGCGACAAGCCACATTCGGCCTGCCTCCTAACCCGAGCCCAAGTTATGGATTATAG
- a CDS encoding HAD superfamily hydrolase (similar to Cordyceps militaris CM01 XP_006670764.1): MASSAPRRFAPLKKGVADNGAPKLQGIVFDMDGTLCEPQTYMFTDMRKALNIPKSIDILHHIESLPPHHQPAATEAIRSIERQAMAAQTPQPGLTTLMKYLDAESIPKAICTRNFDVPVQHLLDKFLPESAFHPVVTREFKPPKPDPAGILHIAQNWGLEDARGLIMVGDSIDDMAAGRRAGAATVLLVNDVNGRLVRHEYTDLVIERLDELVGILENGFEGRDVTSDEDLDKKDLADEPTSAGL; this comes from the exons ATGGCCTCCTCGGCACCTCGAAGATTCGCCCCCTTAAAGAAAGGCGTTGCGGACAATGGGGCACCAAAACTCCAAGGCATAGTATTCGACATGGACGGCACATTATG TGAACCCCAAACCTACATGTTCACAGACATGCGCAAGGCCCTCAACATCCCCAAATCAATCGACATCCTCCACCACATTGAATCGCTCCCTCCGCACCACCAGCCCGCCGCCACAGAAGCCATCCGCTCAATCGAGCGCCAGGCCATGGCcgcccaaacaccacagccaGGGCTCACCACCCTCATGAAGTACCTCGACGCAGAGTCCATCCCCAAGGCCATCTGCACACGAAACTTTGACGTCCCCGTGCAGCACCTGCTGGACAAGTTCCTGCCCGAGTCGGCGTTTCACCCCGTCGTCACGCGGGAGTTCAAGCCGCCGAAGCCTGATCCAGCTGGGATTCTGCACATTGCGCAGAATTGGGGGCTAGAGGATGCGAGGGGCTTGATTATGGTGGGGGATTCGATTGATGATATGGCGGCGGGGAGGAGGGCTGGCGCTGCgacggtgttgttggtgaatgATGTGAATGGGAGGTTGGTGAGGCATGAGTATACGGATTTGGTGATTGAGCGGCTGGATGAGTTGGTGGGTATATTGGAGAATGGGTTTGAGGGGAGAGATGTGACCAGTGATGAGGACTTGGATAAGAAGGACTTGGCGGACGAGCCAACAAGTGCTGGGTTATAA
- a CDS encoding beta-lactamase-like protein (similar to Metarhizium robertsii ARSEF 23 XP_007820608.1) → MSLRAAVYIAPPTPFKTPGKANNAGLWSPISCTLIYSSTHAVLVDTPITINQTKDLITWIRRIAPNRKLSYIYITHGHGDHFFGLPLLVKEFPDAKPVATAGTVQHMKQQVEEKNFRSQWDSRFPGEIEQPFVLAEPLDPENKFTIGKWEFHAVEVGHSDTYDSTVLWVPELRLAVCGDVVYGQVHQMLFEANTPAKRAEWIRAIEKVEALDPVHVVPGHCQEGELLGRWHLDNTKEYIRAFEDVLKGKPTSARDIVSAMTKRYPDRYNVGAIILGAQAAVQGEKARF, encoded by the coding sequence ATGTCTCTCCGCGCAGCAGTATACAttgcaccaccaactccctTCAAAACACCaggcaaagcaaacaacGCCGGTCTCTGGTCCCCTATATCCTGCACATTAATCTATTCCTCAACCCACGCAGTCCTTGTAGATAcacccatcaccatcaatcaaaCTAAGGACCTTATCACCTGGATCCGCCGAATTGCGCCCAATCGCAAACTCTCATACATTTACATCACCCACGGCCACGGCGACCACTTCTTCGGCCTGCCCCTCCTGGTGAAAGAGTTTCCCGATGCCAAGCCAGTTGCAACGGCTGGAACTGTCCAGCACATGAAGCAACaggttgaagagaagaatttTCGTTCCCAATGGGACTCGAGGTTTCCTGGAGAGATTGAGCAACCATTTGTGCTGGCTGAGCCATTGGACCCTGAGAATAAATTTACAATCGGAAAGTGGGAGTTTCATGCCGTGGAAGTAGGACACTCTGACACGTACGATTCTACTGTCCTTTGGGTTCCTGAACTACGACTTGCTGTTTGTGGCGATGTTGTGTACGGGCAGGTACACCAGATGCTGTTTGAGGCGAATACGCCGGCTAAACGGGCGGAATGGATCAGGGCGATTGAGAAAGTCGAAGCGCTGGACCCGGTGCACGTAGTCCCGGGACATTGTCAGGAAGGGGAACTTTTAGGGCGGTGGCACTTGGATAACACGAAGGAGTATATTCGGGCGTTTGAGGATGTTTTGAAGGGGAAGCCAACGTCTGCGAGGGATATTGTGAGTgcgatgacgaagaggtATCCGGATAGGTACAATGTTGGGGCGATTATTTTGGGTGCACAGGCGGCTGTTCAAGGAGAGAAGGCTAGGTTTTAA
- a CDS encoding oxidoreductase (similar to Metarhizium acridum CQMa 102 XP_007811730.1) encodes MPNVSGLPRDEAVGSKRFADFHLSGKVFIVTGGARGLGLAVAEALVEAGGKVYCFDMAEQPDHEWEEAQSRVIPEWGGSLTYLQQDVRDTKHLEDLIMQIADDNKQLNGIIAAAGIVQNTPALEYKIEDVTNMLATNYTGVFMTAQAGAKAMMKHKCQGSICLIASMSGVVANKGMLSPVYNSSKAALIQLARNLAMEWSPMRDDGSGGIRVNCLSPGHIETPMVLELFEKDPEMKKTWTSENMLGRLASTSEFKGAALFLISEASSFMTGNNLVVDGGHTAW; translated from the exons ATGCCCAACGTATCTGGTTTGCCAAGAGACGAGGCCGTGGGAAGCAAACGGTTCGCCGACTTCCACCTCAGCGGAAAAGTATTCATCGTCACAGGTGGTGCTCGGGGCCTAGGCCTTGCCGTAGCTGAAGCTCTGGTAGAAGCAGGAGGAAAAG TCTACTGCTTCGACATGGCTGAACAGCCAGACCATgaatgggaagaagctcaaagTCGCGTCATTCCCGAATGGGGCGGATCCCTAACCTACTTGCAGCAGGATGTCCGCGACACCAAGCATCTCGAGGACCTCATTATGCAAATCGCCGATGACAACAAGCAACTCAACGGCATTATTGCCGCAGCAGGGATCGTCCAAAACACACCTGCGTTGGAGTACAAAATCGAGGACGTGACCAATATGCTTGCAACTAACTACACCGGCGTCTTCATGACCGCCCAAGCTGGCGCAAAAGCCATGATGAAGCATAAATGCCAGGGAAGCATCTGCTTAATAGCCAGCATGTCGGGTGTCGTGGCAAACAAGGGCATGCTGTCACCTGTTTACAATTCCTCCAAGGCTGCGCTTATTCAGTTGGCGCggaacttggccatggaaTGGAGCCCCATGCGGGACGACGGCAGCGGGGGGATCAGAGTGAATTGCTTGAGCCCTGGGCATATCGAAACGCCAATGGTGTTGGAGCTGTTTGAGAAGGATcctgagatgaagaagacgtGGACGAGTGAGAATATGTTGGGACGGTTGGCGTCGACTAGCGAGTTTAAAGGTGCGGCGTTGTTTTTGATAAGTGAGGCTAGTAGTTTTATGACGGGGAATAATCTTGTTGTTGATGGGGGTCATACAGCGTGGTAG
- a CDS encoding 60S ribosomal protein L19 (similar to Neurospora crassa OR74A XP_958857.2) produces MSSGGSSSVGAWPPSRPSKRSKMRNGTFIIPSTGERSRRQFTLRTSSSILSGSSGSRLERRSSMGQATDRIRWSAQVAKEKSKSVWQWLNSRDGHQVLKCTLAYLLGSTATFWPLLSDFLGHRDGKHIVATLTVYFHPARTMGSMLEAVWIAVIAVAYAEIVCLLSMAAGIASRTSTGSVVPAHAVVLIIFVGGGLGFVGWVKQKMNQPLVNVATTLASMAIISVITKEESVQDGYFSGDKIVQVVKMLVVGIIFSVAVNLLVWRLSARRVLREAVNTASVCMSDRLSFITRGFLNGTDDEINSPDYAQVRSRYDSAYMEMSKSLREAKLEHYLLGREKIYQLDKRLFKAVESVYQAIGGLRSSLSTQIDLLNEAPLVSQEPGIISPGASALSPRFRRTASLLLDGAGDSLSVIEEDDEDQRLTLLAQSEPNLITSSVFQTPSDIFSLFITMLGPSLKSLAYTLSETLRESPFGDDPVTEVKVNDHLRESLRDALHLFNRAKSNALQELYKTIELGRSRSEAIQADIEEVAAACGHFSFSLQAVADEMDLYLDVLEELQHITETHTRSWEWLKFWKRTPQPASCPPADPECESLLQKRKDTVRGLRKSATPKGIPDSMRKRRDSYHWDASPSASSFQRTVSQKVLGVMRFLAREDILFGIKVGIGAVLWAQFAFIPATRPMYQHWRGEWGLLSYMIVVGMTTGASNTTSTSRLIGTLMGAACACISWIVSQGNAYLLALFGWIMALWNFYMILIIKNGPLGRIALLAYNVIVLYAYSISQDVDDDDDDEGGKNPLIFNITYHRVVAVVLGIIWGMVICRLLWPISGRKKFKEGLSVLYLQLGLIWKRGPLGILIASNNTLDYMKEGEQVALQRYAFKLETLRNSAKSEFELRGPFPDAAYARIMHSTKHILDSFYAMRLLTQRHETVSAGERALLVSTTDERVRLCQRICHVLQVLASCIMLEYPLTDAIPTIDSTKDQLLGKIYQFRKDHMRSQEDDDGENGNLKKAMEVVEEKDYALLYAYTLVTAQVAAELKKVRLEIEGLFGVLGEDELLLE; encoded by the exons ATGAGCTCCGGCGGAAGCTCCTCGGTTGGCGCATGGCCGCCTAGCCGACCGTCCAAGAGAAGT AAAATGCGCAATGGCACATTCATCATTCCCAGCACCGGCGAACGCTCCAGACGGCAGTTTACGCTCCGAACATCCAGCAGCATACTGTCAGGAAGCAGCGGTAGCCGGCTTGAGCGACGATCATCAATGGGACAGGCTACCGACAGGATTCGCTGGTCAGCGCAGGTCGCAAAGGAAAAGTCCAAATCTGTATGGCAATGGCTAAACTCACGCGACGGCCACCAGGTGCTCAAGTGTACGCTGGCGTACCTCCTTGGCAGCACTGCTACCTTTTGGCCGCTTCTGTCCGACTTTCTAGGCCATCGAGATGGCAAACACATTGTTGCTACTCTGACGGTCTACTTCCATCCGGCGCGTACCATGGGCTCCATGCTAGAAGCTGTTTGGATAGCCGTAATAGCTGTAGCGTACGCTGAGATTGTTTGCCTCTTGTCCATGGCGGCAGGGATTGCTTCAAGAACGAGCACCGGCTCTGTTGTCCCAGCACATGCGGTAGTACTCATCATTTTCGTCGGCGGGGGACTAGGATTCGTTGGATGGGTTAAACAGAAGATGAACCAGCCGCTTGTCAATGTGGCCACCACGCTGGCATCCATGGCCATTATTTCCGTCATCACCAAGGAAGAATCAGTGCAGGACGGTTACTTCTCTGGAGACAAGATTGTCCAAGTGGTCAAGATGTTGGTCGTGGGCATCATATTCTCCGTGGCTGTAAACCTGCTCGTTTGGCGACTATCTGCCCGTCGTGTCTTGAGAGAAGCCGTCAACACAGCGTCAGTTTGCATGAGCGATCGACTGTCCTTCATCACCCGCGGCTTCCTAAACGGGACAGACGACGAGATCAATTCTCCAGATTACGCGCAAGTGAGAAGTCGCTATGATTCAGCCTATATGGAAATGTCCAAGAGTTTACGAGAGGCCAAACTGGAGCACTACCTCTTGGGTCGGGAAAAGATTTACCAGCTGGACAAGCGTCTTTTTAAAGCTGTTGAATCCGTGTATCAGGCAATTGGCGGTTTGCGAAGCTCGCTATCCACTCAAATCGATCTTCTAAATGAAGCACCACTGGTGTCACAAGAACCCGGCATCATCTCACCTGGAGCGTCGGCCTTGTCACCGAGATTCAGACGCACAGCTTCTTTGCTCCTAGACGGTGCGGGTGACTCCTTGTCTGTCAttgaggaagacgacgaggaccAGAGGTTGACATTACTCGCTCAGTCTGAGCCAAACCTCATCACATCGTCCGTGTTCCAAACTCCATCAGACATATTTTCACTCTTCATCACAATGCTCGGACCGTCACTCAAGTCCCTGGCCTACACGCTGTCCGAGACGCTCCGAGAGTCGCCCTTTGGAGACGACCCTGTGACCGAAGTTAAAGTCAACGATCACCTGCGAGAAAGCCTCCGAGACGCACTTCACCTGTTTAATCGCGCCAAAAGCAACGCACTGCAGGAACTGTACAAGACGATCGAGCTAGGCCGCTCGCGCTCAGAAGCAATTCAAGCCGACATTGAAGAAGTCGCCGCCGCGTGTGGCCACTTCTCCTTCAGTCTGCAGGCCGTAGCAGACGAAATGGACCTGTATCTAGACGTTCTCGAAGAACTGCAGCACATCACCGAAACGCACACCCGCAGCTGGGAGTGGCTCAAATTCTGGAAGCGCACACCGCAGCCAGCCTCATGCCCGCCTGCTGACCCGGAGTGCGAATCTCTCCTCCAGAAGAGAAAGGATACAGTCCGTGGGTTGAGGAAGTCAGCCACGCCCAAGGGAATACCGGATTCTATGAGAAAACGGCGAGACTCTTACCACTGGGACGCCTCACCCAGCGCAAGCTCTTTCCAGCGCACCGTGTCCCAAAAGGTGCTGGGCGTGATGCGATTCCTAGCCCGAGAAGATATTCTATTCGGCATCAAGGTCGGCATTGGCGCCGTCCTCTGGGCGCAATTCGCATTTATACCCGCTACGAGACCCATGTACCAGCACTGGCGAGGAGAATGGGGCCTCCTGTCTTACATGATTGTTGTGGGTATGACGACCGGCGCGTCAAACACGACGTCCACTTCTCGTCTGATTGGAACCCTCATGGGCGCTGCCTGTGCCTGTATATCATGGATCGTCAGTCAGGGAAACGCATATCTCCTCGCGCTATTCGGATGGATCATGGCCCTCTGGAACTTTTACATGATTCTCATCATTAAAAACGGTCCGCTTGGCCGCATCGCCCTGTTGGCGTACAATGTCATCGTTCTCTACGCATATAGTATATCGCAAgacgttgacgatgacgacgacgacgaaggcgGCAAGAACCCCCTCATCTTCAATATCACCTACCACAGAGTCGTGGCCGTCGTGCTAGGCATCATATGGGGCATGGTCATCTGCAGATTACTCTGGCCCATATCCGGACGCAAGAAGTTCAAGGAAGGATTGTCGGTGCTGTACCTCCAGCTTGGGCTAATTTGGAAGCGAGGACCGCTTGGTATTCTCATCGCGAGCAACAACACCCTCGATTACATGAAGGAGGGGGAGCAAGTTGCTCTCCAGCGATATG CTTTCAAACTGGAAACCCTCCGCAACTCGGCAAAATCCGAATTCGAACTTCGCGGCCCGTTCCCCGACGCAGCATACGCGCGAATAATGCACTCCACAAAGCACATCCTCGACTCCTTCTACGCAATGCGTCTACTCACACAGCGTCACGAAACAGTATCAGCAGGCGAGCGCGCCCTGCTGGTGTCCACTACTGACGAACGCGTCCGTCTATGTCAACGCATCTGCCACGTATTGCAGGTCCTAGCCTCGTGCATCATGCTCGAGTACCCCCTTACAGACGCCATTCCCACAATCGACTCAACAAAGGACCAGCTGCTCGGCAAGATATACCAGTTCCGCAAAGATCACATGCGCAGCcaggaagatgacgatgggGAGAATGGAAATCTGAAAAAGGCAATGGAGGTGgtcgaggagaaggactATGCGTTGCTGTATGCGTATACACTTGTTACGGCGCAGGTGGCAGCggagttgaagaaggtgaGGCTCGAGATTGAGGgcttgtttggtgttttgggcgaAGATGAATTGCTGTTGGAATAG
- a CDS encoding DNA polymerase epsilon subunit B (similar to Neosartorya fischeri NRRL 181 XP_001260243.1) produces the protein MDKTPAPIFRRQNVIPSSSAIPSSSPAFGTPVHPLRPFNVNPPKAAILPIILPPATLRPLAFRTFTKRHSLTLTSSALQALASFIGRHCGSGWREEGLAERVLEEVARSWKNRNGGVIVEGPSKELQDILKTLEGNMSGGKIVGPGRGLPRGDSMLEVQDGDAVNTRLGIRPTGPTREDSNASFGMSGLGVEEDTKEEDDTNDPRAWLNVINAFDQPRLVETTKPSLLPPASHKTTVFRNRYQVIHQRLLRSEAFQTSSVSSSRKRTLQRSLSNQQSLKITPIANMLGRHGSNHMLLGQLVILPTGNLAISDLTGTIALDLSQAIAIPEDSAWFCPGMVVLVDGVYEEEEESVGKGLSGSSGVGGTLGGRFQGFFIGQPPCEKRQATLGISGPEGGQDHTIGGGFGWIDFLGVGSERAVGAKMRRIERRLMHQPLQDTPTPRRGRAIILGELNLDQPRALQAMRKILSLYAAEPEGSAPLTFVLTGNFTQQAVMARGGSGGSIEYKEYFDALASALSDFPTLLQSSTFVFVPGDNDGWVSSFTAGASVPLPRKPVPDMFTSRIRRAFATANSEAGSHGTQGSAVWTSNPSRMTLFGPNHELVLFRDDLSARLRRTSVTLKRNTTDPENEENAPPEEQPEESQTSEAMELDAAHEIPAVTAAPSISEDVRTAQKLVKTLLDQGYLAPFRQPIRPVHWDYSSSLHLYPLPTAMALIDTTAPPFCITYEGCHVMNPSSVLVPGRKGVGRWIEYEIGRQGKLRECTL, from the exons ATGGACAAAACTCCGGCTCCCATTTTTCGACGACAAAATGTCAttccttcatcatctgccattccatcatcgtcgccagCGTTCGGCACGCCTGTCCACCCATTGAGGCCCTTCAACGTCAACCCGCCGAAAGCAGCGATCCTGCCAATCATTCTGCCACCGGCTACCCTGCGACCACTTGCGTTCCGTACATTCACAAAAAGACACTCGTTAACcctcacatcatctgccctGCAAGCGCTTGCTTCCTTCATCGGACGACATTGTGGCTCAGGATGGCGCGAGGAGGGACTAGCCGAACGagtgttggaggaggttgcgAGAAGTTGGAAGAACAGAAATGGAGGTGTAATTGTTGAGGGGCCAAGTAAGGAGCTACAAGATATTCTGAAGACACTCGAGGGCAACATGAGCGGCGGAAAGATTGTCGGGCCAGGGAGAGGCTTACCCAGAGGAGACAGCATGTTGGAGGTGCAAGATGGTGACGCAGTCAACACGAGGCTTGGTATCAGACCGACTGGGCCCACGAGAGAAGACAGTAACGCTAGTTTCGGCATGTCTGGGTTGGGCGTCGAGGAGGATACCAAAGAGGAGGACGATACAAATGACCCGCGGGCTTGGTTGAATGTCATTAACGCATTTGACCAGCCGCGACTGGT GGAGACGACGAAACCATCGTTACTACCCCCAGCATCTCACAAGACAACCGTGTTCCGAAATCGATATCAAGTCATTCACCAACGCCTCCTCCGTAGCGAAGCCTTCCAAACCTCGTCTGTTTCCTCTTCACGCAAACGAACACTCCAACGCTCCCTCTCAAACCAACAATCTCTCAAAATCACCCCCATCGCAAACATGCtcggccgccatggcagcAACCACATGCTCCTCGGGCAATTGGTCATCCTGCCCACTGGAAATCTCGCCATTAGTGACCTCACCGGCACGATTGCCCTCGACCTCAGCCAAGCGATCGCAATCCCAGAAGACTCAGCTTGGTTTTGTCCCGGTATGGTTGTTCTAGTCGACGGCGTAtacgaagaagaagaagaatcagTAGGCAAAGGCCTCAGCGGCAGCAGTGGCGTAGGAGGTACATTAGGCGGCCGATTTCAAGGCTTTTTCATCGGACAGCCGCCTTGCGAGAAGCGCCAGGCAACACTGGGAATCAGTGGCCCGGAGGGCGGCCAAGACCACACtattggtggtggtttcgGCTGGATCGATTTCCTGGGCGTCGGCAGTGAAAGAGCAGTTGGTGCGAAGATGCGTCGAATCGAACGACGTCTCATGCACCAACCTCTACAAGATACTCCTACTCCTCGCCGGGGACGAGCAATCATCCTAGGCGAGCTCAACCTCGACCAGCCGCGAGCTCTGCAGGCCATGCGCAAAATACTATCCCTCTACGCCGCCGAGCCAGAAGGTTCCGCCCCCCTGACGTTCGTCCTGACCGGCAACTTCACACAGCAAGCCGTCATGGCCCGCGGCGGTAGTGGCGGCAGCATCGAGTACAAGGAATACTTTGATGCTCTGGCGTCTGCCCTCTCCGACTTCCCCACGCTCCTCCAGTCCTCGACGTTTGTATTCGTGCCCGGCGACAACGACGGCTGGGTATCGTCATTCACGGCCGGGGCCTCCGTCCCACTTCCCAGGAAACCCGTCCCGGATATGTTCACCTCGCGCATACGCCGAGCATTTGCGACGGCCAACTCCGAAGCAGGTAGTCACGGAACCCAAGGATCCGCAGTATGGACCTCAAATCCCAGTCGTATGACGCTCTTCGGACCAAACCACGAACTGGTCCTCTTCCGAGATGATTTATCCGCCCGTCTGCGCAGAACATCCGTCACCCTGAAACGCAATACCACCGATCCTGAGAACGAGGAAAACGCACCTCCAGAGGAACAGCCAGAGGAGTCCCAAACGTCCGAGGCAATGGAACTAGATGCGGCACACGAAATCCCCGCCGTGACAGCAGCGCCCTCAATATCAGAGGATGTTCGCACGGCCCAGAAACTAGTCAAAACACTACTCGATCAGGGGTACCTCGCGCCTTTTAGGCAACCCATCCGTCCTGTTCACTGGGATTACTCCTCCTCGCTGCATTTATACCCACTTCCGACAGCCATGGCTTTGATAGACACGACCGCGCCTCCATTCTGCATCACATATGAAGGGTGTCACGTCATGAATCCGAGTAGTGTTTTGGTTCCTGGGCGAAAAGGCGTGGGTAGATGGATAGAATATGAAATAGGACGGCAAGGCAAGCTACGAGAATGTACGTTGTAA